In Burkholderia sp. GAS332, one DNA window encodes the following:
- a CDS encoding peptide/nickel transport system permease protein, producing the protein MSTTVTPSASPVSNGNAGRVVRFLATRIGLSLITLWLLSVIVFAGGQLLPGDIGRAVLGPLADARAVAALNHQLGADRPLMTQYVEWISHFVRGDMGLSYAYREPVGPFIADALAHSAKLGLLAFIVVVPLGIAGGVWSAMHAGRWLDRTISIAGLSATVVPEFVSSIVLILVFGVWLRWLPIEASYPPEASALEQLRYLILPVLPLVLVFFGYIARMARAGTVEALDADYTRTAILKGLPRRTVIWRHVLRNALLPTITVAATQLGYMIGGLVVVETLFHYQGIGSLIYNAAKAKDFPMLEAGVLTIGVVYTVANLVADALHVLLNPRLRVRSAE; encoded by the coding sequence ATGTCGACCACGGTGACCCCTTCCGCCTCCCCGGTCTCGAACGGCAACGCGGGACGCGTCGTGCGATTTCTGGCGACGCGGATCGGCTTGTCGTTGATTACGTTGTGGCTGCTCTCGGTGATCGTGTTCGCCGGCGGCCAGTTGCTGCCTGGCGATATCGGCCGCGCGGTGCTCGGACCCCTCGCCGATGCGCGCGCGGTCGCCGCGCTCAATCATCAACTCGGCGCCGACCGCCCACTCATGACGCAATACGTCGAGTGGATCTCGCATTTCGTGCGCGGCGATATGGGGCTTTCCTATGCGTACCGTGAGCCGGTCGGGCCGTTTATCGCCGACGCGCTGGCGCATTCGGCCAAGCTCGGCCTGCTCGCGTTTATCGTCGTCGTGCCGCTCGGCATTGCGGGCGGGGTGTGGTCGGCCATGCACGCGGGACGCTGGCTCGATCGGACCATCAGCATCGCCGGTTTATCGGCGACCGTGGTGCCGGAGTTCGTCTCGTCGATCGTGCTGATTCTGGTGTTCGGCGTGTGGCTGCGCTGGCTGCCAATCGAGGCGTCGTATCCGCCCGAAGCGAGCGCACTCGAACAATTGCGGTATCTGATACTGCCGGTGCTGCCGCTGGTGCTGGTGTTTTTCGGCTACATCGCGAGAATGGCGCGCGCGGGCACCGTCGAAGCGCTCGATGCGGACTACACCCGCACCGCGATCCTCAAAGGCTTGCCGCGCCGTACCGTGATCTGGCGGCACGTATTGCGCAATGCACTGCTGCCGACCATCACCGTCGCCGCGACGCAACTCGGCTACATGATCGGCGGTCTCGTGGTGGTCGAAACGCTGTTTCACTATCAAGGCATCGGCTCGTTGATCTACAACGCCGCCAAGGCCAAGGACTTTCCGATGCTCGAAGCAGGCGTGCTGACAATCGGCGTGGTCTACACCGTCGCCAATCTCGTCGCCGATGCGCTGCATGTTCTGCTCAATCCGCGGCTGCGCGTGAGGAGCGCCGAATGA
- a CDS encoding peptide/nickel transport system substrate-binding protein produces the protein MKIPADRFPELDAARLTADAYGNHAIDEFIAGRITRRDLLRYASVIGLSLVGGGVLNAPRARAQGAAAPSNQTIRVAHLTPAGAVDPLTVTDAASLALLNQTGEFLIDDDGEKLVLKPALALSWKPNDKGDVWTFTLRPNVKFHDGQVFTAKDVVATFDRLADPASGSAALSVLKGVLSKGGAKVVDDHTVAFHLDAPNGNFPYYVSSDNYNAVILPANYAGGYEKSFIGTGPFKLEKYQAKVGASFVRNPDYWGDKALPQRVQFSFYADEQAQMLALQGHQADVMGTFTVQGGAGILNNPDYKAVGVKSSAHRQIHMRNDNPLFKDKRVRQALALSLDRDVLVRGLFKGRAQLGNDSPFAPVFPSSDAGIAQRRIDIAKAKQLLAQAGVPNGFDVTLTTEKYMEIPDLAVVVQNAAKAIGVRINLKVESQSLYYGAGTPGKSDWLDSPLGITDYGHRGVPNVFLNAPLTSTGTWNAAHFRNPQYDQLVAQFVAAIDLGTQRKISGQIQTLLLDETPVIIPFFYDQLIAMRKGVNGVRFTALAQLYFDRAVLSA, from the coding sequence ATGAAGATTCCCGCGGACCGATTTCCCGAACTCGACGCAGCCCGACTCACCGCCGACGCCTACGGCAACCACGCGATCGACGAATTTATCGCCGGCCGCATCACCCGCCGCGATTTGCTGCGCTATGCGAGCGTGATCGGTTTGTCACTGGTTGGCGGCGGCGTTCTGAATGCGCCGCGCGCCCGCGCGCAAGGCGCGGCGGCCCCGTCCAACCAGACGATCCGCGTCGCCCATCTGACGCCGGCCGGCGCGGTCGATCCGCTCACGGTGACCGATGCCGCAAGTCTCGCGTTGCTGAACCAGACTGGCGAATTCCTGATCGACGACGACGGCGAAAAGCTCGTGCTGAAACCGGCGCTCGCGTTGTCGTGGAAGCCGAACGACAAGGGCGATGTGTGGACCTTCACGCTGCGTCCGAACGTCAAGTTCCACGACGGCCAGGTGTTCACCGCCAAAGACGTCGTCGCCACGTTCGATCGCCTCGCCGATCCGGCGAGCGGTTCGGCGGCGCTCTCGGTGCTCAAGGGCGTGCTGTCGAAAGGCGGGGCGAAGGTGGTCGACGACCACACGGTCGCCTTCCATCTCGATGCACCGAACGGCAACTTCCCCTATTACGTTTCCTCGGACAATTACAACGCCGTGATCCTGCCCGCGAACTATGCGGGGGGATATGAAAAGAGCTTCATCGGCACCGGTCCGTTCAAGCTCGAAAAGTATCAGGCGAAGGTCGGCGCGTCATTCGTGCGCAATCCCGACTACTGGGGCGACAAAGCGTTACCGCAACGCGTACAGTTCTCGTTCTACGCCGACGAACAGGCACAAATGCTCGCCTTGCAAGGCCATCAGGCCGACGTGATGGGCACCTTCACCGTGCAGGGCGGCGCCGGCATTCTGAACAATCCGGACTACAAGGCAGTCGGCGTGAAGTCGAGCGCGCATCGCCAGATTCATATGCGCAACGACAATCCGTTGTTCAAGGACAAGCGCGTGCGCCAGGCGCTGGCGTTGTCGCTCGATCGCGACGTGCTGGTGCGTGGCTTGTTCAAGGGCCGCGCGCAGCTCGGTAACGACAGTCCGTTCGCACCGGTGTTTCCGTCATCCGATGCAGGCATCGCGCAACGCAGGATCGACATCGCGAAAGCGAAGCAACTGCTGGCGCAAGCGGGCGTCCCGAACGGTTTCGACGTCACGCTGACCACCGAAAAGTACATGGAGATCCCCGACCTCGCGGTGGTCGTGCAGAACGCGGCGAAGGCGATCGGCGTACGCATCAATCTGAAAGTGGAAAGCCAGTCGCTGTACTACGGCGCGGGCACGCCGGGCAAATCGGACTGGCTCGACTCGCCGCTCGGCATCACCGACTATGGCCATCGCGGCGTGCCGAATGTGTTTCTGAACGCGCCGCTCACCAGCACCGGCACCTGGAACGCCGCACACTTCAGGAACCCGCAGTACGATCAACTGGTCGCGCAGTTCGTCGCGGCAATCGACCTGGGCACGCAGCGGAAAATTTCCGGGCAGATCCAGACGCTGTTGCTCGACGAAACGCCCGTGATCATCCCGTTCTTCTACGATCAGCTCATCGCCATGCGCAAGGGTGTGAACGGCGTGCGCTTCACCGCGCTCGCGCAACTCTATTTCGACCGCGCGGTACTGAGCGCGTAA
- a CDS encoding translation elongation factor 2 (EF-2/EF-G), with protein MPRKTPIERYRNIGISAHIDAGKTTTTERILFYTGVTHKIGEVHDGAATMDWMEQEQERGITITSAATTAFWKGMAGNYPEHRINIIDTPGHVDFTIEVERSMRVLDGACMVYDSVGGVQPQSETVWRQANKYKVPRIAFVNKMDRVGADFFRVQRQIGDRLKGVAVPIQIPVGAEDHFQGVVDLVKMKAIYWDEENQGIKFEYRDIPEELAATAKEWHDKMVEAAAEASEELLDKYLHGGTLTEEEIKHGIRVRTIANEIVPMLCGSAFKNKGVQAMLDAVIDYLPSPLDIPAITGHDEHDNEIERHPKDDDPFSALAFKIMTDPFVGQLIFFRVYSGVVNSGDTVYNATKEKKERLGRILQMHANERKEIKEVYCGDIAAAVGLKEATTGDTLCDPQHVIILEKMIFPEPVISQAVEPKTKVDQEKMGIALNRLAQEDPSFRVQTDEESGQTIISGMGELHLEILVDRMKREFGVEATVGKPQVAYRETVRNKVEDVEGKFVKQSGGRGQYGHAVITLEPSAQGKGYEFVDAIKGGVIPREYIPAVDKGIQETLKAGVLAGYPVVDVKVTLTFGSYHDVDSNENAFRMAGSMAFKDAMRKAKPVLLEPMMAVEVETPEDFMGNVMGDLSSRRGMVQGMEDIAGGGGKLVRAEVPLAEMFGYSTSLRSATQGRATYTMEFKHYAETPNNVAEAVINAKQK; from the coding sequence GTGCCCCGCAAGACTCCCATCGAGCGCTACCGGAATATCGGCATTAGCGCCCACATCGACGCCGGCAAAACCACCACCACCGAACGCATCCTGTTCTACACAGGCGTGACCCACAAGATCGGCGAGGTTCACGACGGTGCTGCGACGATGGACTGGATGGAACAGGAGCAGGAGCGCGGCATCACGATCACATCGGCTGCCACGACTGCGTTCTGGAAGGGCATGGCCGGCAACTATCCGGAACACCGGATCAACATCATTGACACCCCGGGTCACGTCGACTTCACGATTGAAGTGGAACGTTCGATGCGCGTGCTCGACGGCGCGTGCATGGTGTACGACTCGGTGGGCGGTGTGCAGCCGCAGTCCGAAACCGTGTGGCGTCAGGCGAACAAGTACAAGGTGCCGCGCATTGCGTTCGTCAACAAGATGGACCGTGTGGGCGCGGACTTCTTCCGCGTGCAGCGGCAGATCGGCGATCGCCTGAAGGGCGTCGCGGTACCGATCCAGATTCCGGTCGGCGCCGAAGATCATTTCCAGGGCGTGGTCGACCTCGTCAAGATGAAGGCGATCTACTGGGACGAAGAGAACCAGGGGATCAAATTCGAGTACCGCGACATCCCGGAGGAACTCGCAGCGACCGCGAAGGAATGGCACGACAAGATGGTCGAGGCCGCCGCTGAAGCGAGCGAGGAACTGCTCGACAAATACCTGCACGGCGGAACGCTGACCGAAGAGGAAATCAAGCACGGCATTCGTGTACGCACCATCGCCAACGAGATCGTGCCGATGCTGTGCGGCAGCGCGTTCAAGAACAAGGGCGTGCAGGCCATGCTCGACGCGGTGATCGACTATCTGCCGTCGCCGCTCGACATCCCCGCGATTACCGGTCACGACGAGCACGACAACGAAATCGAGCGGCATCCGAAAGACGACGATCCGTTCTCCGCGCTCGCCTTCAAGATCATGACCGACCCGTTCGTCGGCCAGTTGATCTTCTTCCGCGTGTATTCGGGCGTGGTGAACTCGGGCGATACCGTCTACAACGCGACCAAGGAAAAGAAGGAACGCCTTGGCCGGATCCTGCAGATGCATGCGAACGAGCGCAAGGAAATCAAGGAAGTCTACTGCGGCGACATTGCCGCGGCAGTCGGCCTGAAAGAAGCGACCACGGGCGACACGCTGTGCGATCCGCAACATGTGATCATTCTTGAAAAGATGATCTTCCCGGAACCGGTGATTTCGCAGGCCGTCGAGCCGAAGACCAAGGTCGACCAGGAAAAGATGGGCATCGCGCTCAATCGCCTGGCGCAGGAAGACCCGTCGTTCCGCGTACAGACGGATGAGGAGTCCGGCCAGACCATCATCTCCGGGATGGGCGAGTTGCACCTGGAAATTCTGGTCGACCGGATGAAGCGCGAGTTCGGCGTCGAGGCGACCGTCGGCAAGCCGCAGGTGGCTTACCGCGAAACAGTGCGCAACAAGGTCGAAGACGTCGAAGGCAAGTTCGTCAAGCAGTCGGGCGGGCGGGGCCAGTATGGCCACGCGGTGATCACGCTCGAACCGTCGGCGCAAGGCAAGGGCTACGAATTCGTTGACGCGATCAAGGGCGGCGTGATTCCACGTGAATACATTCCGGCCGTCGACAAGGGCATTCAGGAAACACTGAAGGCCGGCGTGCTGGCGGGCTATCCGGTGGTCGACGTGAAAGTGACGCTGACCTTCGGTTCGTACCACGACGTCGACTCGAACGAAAACGCGTTCCGCATGGCCGGTTCGATGGCGTTCAAGGATGCGATGCGCAAGGCCAAGCCGGTGCTGCTCGAACCGATGATGGCCGTCGAGGTGGAAACGCCGGAAGACTTCATGGGTAACGTGATGGGCGATCTGTCGAGCCGTCGCGGCATGGTGCAAGGCATGGAAGACATCGCCGGCGGCGGTGGCAAGCTGGTGCGTGCCGAAGTGCCGCTCGCGGAGATGTTCGGCTATTCGACGTCGCTGCGCTCGGCAACGCAAGGCCGTGCGACCTACACGATGGAGTTCAAGCACTACGCTGAAACGCCGAACAACGTCGCGGAAGCCGTGATCAACGCGAAGCAGAAGTAG
- a CDS encoding 23S rRNA pseudouridine2457 synthase, whose translation MSYIRYKNSSGSLCIIIPPFTTEPAPLPACVARPAAAGAARPSPIPPMRLLALNKPFGTICQFSPHETRASLADWVKVPGVYPAGRLDSDSEGLLLLTDDGALQARIAEPRHKLVKRYWAQVEGAVDDATLKKLARGVDLGDYVTRPCRAEYVEPTESLWTRTPPIRYRAAIPTTWIELSITEGKNRQVRRMTAAVGFPTLRLVRAGVGALDIFSLGLQPGESVELPLKAPWDGIV comes from the coding sequence ATGTCTTATATAAGATATAAGAATAGCAGCGGCTCATTATGCATTATTATTCCGCCATTTACTACCGAGCCAGCGCCGCTCCCGGCCTGCGTGGCACGTCCCGCAGCAGCCGGCGCCGCTCGACCTTCACCGATTCCCCCTATGCGACTTCTCGCCCTGAACAAACCGTTCGGCACCATCTGTCAGTTTTCGCCGCACGAAACGCGGGCGTCGTTGGCCGACTGGGTGAAAGTGCCCGGCGTCTATCCGGCGGGCCGGCTCGACTCCGATAGCGAGGGGCTGCTGCTCCTCACCGACGACGGCGCGTTGCAAGCGCGCATCGCCGAGCCGCGCCACAAACTTGTCAAACGTTATTGGGCACAAGTTGAAGGCGCCGTCGATGATGCCACGCTGAAGAAGCTCGCTCGCGGCGTCGATCTCGGCGATTACGTGACGCGGCCCTGCCGCGCTGAATACGTCGAGCCGACTGAGTCGCTGTGGACTCGCACGCCGCCGATCCGCTATCGCGCCGCGATTCCGACCACGTGGATCGAGTTGTCGATCACTGAAGGCAAGAACCGTCAGGTGCGGCGCATGACTGCAGCGGTAGGTTTTCCGACCTTGCGCCTCGTGCGTGCCGGTGTCGGCGCACTCGATATTTTTTCTCTCGGACTGCAGCCGGGAGAGAGTGTCGAATTGCCGCTGAAGGCGCCATGGGACGGCATCGTCTGA
- a CDS encoding isocitrate dehydrogenase (NADP) — MPYQHIKVPTGGDKITVNADFSLNVSDQPIIPYIEGDGTGLDITPVMLKVVDAAVEKAYAGKKKIHWMEIYAGEKSTKVYGPDVWLPEETLQVLKEYVVSIKGPLTTPVGGGIRSLNVALRQELDLYVCLRPVQYFKGVPSPVRAPEKIDMVIFRENSEDIYAGIEWPAESEQAKKVIKFLREEMGVKKIRFPETSGIGIKPVSREGTERLVRKAIQYALDNNRRSVTLVHKGNIMKFTEGAFRDYGYALAQKEFGAELIDGGPWMKIKNPKTGGDIVVKDVIADAFLQQILLRPAEYDVIATLNLNGDYISDALAAQVGGIGIAPGANMSDSVAMFEATHGTAPKYAGKDYVNPGSEILSAEMMLRHMGWTEAADLIIKSMEKSILQKRVTYDFARLMEGATQVSCSGFGQVLIENM; from the coding sequence ATGCCGTATCAGCACATCAAGGTTCCGACGGGCGGTGACAAGATCACTGTCAACGCAGATTTCTCGCTCAATGTTTCCGACCAGCCCATCATTCCGTATATCGAAGGCGACGGAACGGGCCTCGACATCACGCCGGTGATGTTGAAGGTGGTGGATGCCGCAGTAGAAAAAGCTTACGCAGGCAAGAAGAAAATCCATTGGATGGAAATCTATGCCGGCGAGAAGTCGACCAAGGTGTACGGCCCGGACGTGTGGCTGCCGGAAGAGACGCTGCAGGTGCTGAAGGAATACGTCGTCTCGATCAAGGGGCCGCTCACCACACCGGTTGGCGGTGGTATCCGTTCGTTGAACGTCGCGCTGCGCCAGGAACTCGATCTGTACGTTTGCCTGCGCCCGGTGCAGTATTTCAAGGGCGTGCCTTCGCCGGTGCGCGCGCCGGAAAAGATCGACATGGTGATCTTCCGCGAGAACTCGGAAGACATTTACGCCGGCATCGAATGGCCTGCTGAGTCGGAACAGGCGAAGAAGGTCATCAAGTTCCTGCGCGAAGAAATGGGTGTGAAGAAGATCCGCTTCCCTGAAACCTCGGGGATCGGTATCAAGCCGGTGTCGCGCGAAGGCACGGAGCGCCTGGTGCGCAAGGCGATCCAATATGCGCTCGACAACAATCGGCGCTCGGTCACCTTGGTGCACAAGGGCAACATCATGAAGTTCACGGAAGGTGCCTTCCGTGACTACGGTTATGCGTTGGCGCAAAAGGAATTCGGCGCGGAGCTGATCGACGGTGGCCCGTGGATGAAGATCAAGAACCCGAAAACGGGTGGCGACATCGTGGTGAAAGACGTGATCGCCGACGCGTTCCTGCAGCAGATCCTGCTGCGCCCCGCGGAATATGACGTGATCGCCACGCTGAACCTGAACGGCGACTACATTTCAGACGCGCTGGCCGCGCAAGTCGGCGGTATCGGGATTGCGCCGGGCGCGAACATGTCGGATTCGGTCGCGATGTTCGAGGCCACGCATGGCACTGCGCCGAAGTACGCCGGCAAAGACTACGTGAACCCGGGTTCGGAAATTCTCTCGGCTGAGATGATGCTGCGCCACATGGGTTGGACCGAGGCGGCCGACCTGATCATCAAGTCGATGGAAAAGTCGATTCTGCAAAAGCGGGTGACGTATGACTTCGCGCGCCTGATGGAAGGCGCGACGCAGGTGTCCTGCTCGGGTTTTGGTCAGGTGTTGATCGAAAACATGTAA
- a CDS encoding cold-shock DNA-binding protein family — MATGTVKWFNDAKGFGFITPDEGGEDLFAHFSAIQMNGFKTLKEGQKVTFEVVQGPKGKQASNIQAPA, encoded by the coding sequence ATGGCAACTGGTACGGTCAAATGGTTCAATGACGCAAAAGGTTTCGGATTCATCACGCCTGACGAAGGGGGTGAGGATCTGTTTGCACACTTCTCGGCCATCCAGATGAATGGGTTCAAGACCCTCAAGGAAGGCCAGAAAGTAACCTTCGAGGTCGTGCAAGGCCCGAAAGGCAAACAGGCATCGAACATCCAGGCGCCTGCCTGA
- a CDS encoding ATP-dependent Clp protease adaptor protein ClpS: protein MAIIPDKQDGTVLERQEKKLKPPSMYKVVLLNDDFTPMEFVVMIVQEYFNKDRETATQVMLKVHREGRGVCGVYTRDIASTKVEQVVTHARQAGHPLQCVMEEA, encoded by the coding sequence ATGGCGATTATCCCGGACAAGCAGGACGGCACCGTACTGGAGCGGCAGGAAAAGAAGCTGAAGCCGCCGTCCATGTACAAGGTGGTGCTGCTGAATGACGACTTCACGCCAATGGAATTTGTCGTGATGATCGTGCAGGAATATTTCAATAAAGATCGTGAAACCGCAACGCAGGTTATGTTGAAGGTGCATCGCGAGGGCAGGGGAGTTTGTGGGGTCTATACGCGGGACATCGCGTCGACCAAAGTCGAGCAAGTCGTTACCCACGCACGGCAGGCCGGGCATCCGCTGCAGTGTGTGATGGAGGAAGCATGA
- a CDS encoding ATP-dependent Clp protease ATP-binding subunit ClpA, whose protein sequence is MIAQELEVSLHMAFMEARQARHEFITVEHLLLALLDNPTAAEVLRACAANIEDLRQNLRNFIHDNTPTVPGTDDVDTQPTLGFQRVIQRAIMHVQSTSNGKKEVTGANVLVAIFGEKDSHAVYYLQQQGVTRLDVVNFISHGIAKTSSTDAAKASDANAESDEAAAQKETPLAQFTQNLNQMAKDGRIDPLIGRESEVERVVQVLCRRRKNNPLLVGEAGVGKTAIAEGLAWRITRGEVPDILADAQVYSLDMGALLAGTKYRGDFEQRLKTVLKELKERPHAILFIDEIHTLIGAGAASGGTLDASNLLKPALSSGTLKCIGATTFTEYRGIFEKDAALSRRFQKVDVTEPTVEQTVAILRGLKSRFEEHHGVKYSSGALSAAAELSARFITDRHLPDKAIDVIDEAGAAQRILPKSKQKKTIGKNEIEEIISKIARVPPQSVSQDDRSKLQTLDRDLKSVVFGQDPAIDALSAAIKMARAGLGKLDKPIGAFLFSGPTGVGKTEVAKQLAFTLGIELIRFDMSEYMERHAVSRLIGAPPGYVGFDQGGLLTEAVTKKPHCVLLLDEIEKAHPDIYNVLLQVMDHGTLTDNNGRKADFRNVIIIMTTNAGAEAMGKAVIGFTNRRETGDEMVDIKRMFTPEFRNRLDATISFRSLDEEIIMRVVDKFLMQLEDQLHEKKVDALFTDALRAHLAKHGFDPLMGARPMQRLIQDTIRRALADELLFGKLMNGGRVTVDVDAEDKVQLTFDEHPAPRNPNPEAVEVE, encoded by the coding sequence ATGATTGCCCAGGAACTGGAAGTCAGCCTGCACATGGCGTTCATGGAAGCACGCCAGGCGCGGCACGAGTTCATCACGGTCGAACATCTTTTGCTGGCACTGTTGGACAATCCAACGGCCGCGGAGGTGTTGCGTGCATGCGCGGCCAATATCGAGGATCTGCGCCAGAACCTGCGCAACTTCATTCATGACAACACGCCGACCGTGCCTGGCACGGACGACGTCGACACGCAGCCCACGCTGGGTTTCCAGCGTGTGATCCAGCGCGCGATCATGCATGTGCAATCCACCTCGAACGGCAAGAAGGAAGTGACCGGCGCGAATGTGCTGGTGGCGATCTTCGGCGAGAAGGATTCGCATGCGGTGTACTACCTGCAACAGCAGGGCGTGACGCGTCTGGACGTGGTGAATTTCATCTCGCATGGCATCGCCAAGACCAGCAGCACGGACGCCGCGAAAGCGAGCGACGCGAATGCCGAGTCCGACGAAGCCGCCGCGCAGAAGGAAACGCCGCTCGCCCAGTTCACGCAGAACCTGAACCAGATGGCGAAAGACGGCCGCATCGACCCGCTGATCGGGCGCGAGTCGGAAGTCGAGCGCGTGGTGCAGGTGCTGTGCCGCAGGCGCAAAAACAATCCGCTACTGGTCGGTGAGGCCGGGGTCGGCAAGACCGCGATCGCCGAAGGGCTCGCCTGGCGCATTACGCGCGGCGAAGTGCCGGATATTCTGGCCGATGCGCAGGTGTATTCGCTCGATATGGGCGCGTTGCTCGCCGGCACCAAGTATCGCGGCGACTTCGAACAGCGCCTGAAGACGGTCCTCAAGGAACTGAAGGAACGTCCGCACGCGATCCTGTTCATCGACGAAATTCATACGCTGATCGGCGCGGGCGCTGCGTCGGGCGGCACGCTGGACGCATCGAATCTGCTGAAGCCGGCGTTGTCATCGGGCACGCTGAAGTGCATCGGCGCGACCACGTTCACGGAATATCGCGGCATCTTCGAAAAAGACGCGGCTTTGTCGCGCCGTTTCCAGAAGGTCGACGTGACCGAGCCGACCGTCGAACAGACGGTGGCGATCCTGCGCGGCCTGAAGTCGCGCTTCGAAGAGCACCACGGCGTGAAGTATTCGTCAGGTGCCCTGTCGGCTGCCGCTGAATTGTCGGCACGCTTCATCACGGATCGTCATCTGCCGGACAAGGCGATCGACGTGATCGACGAAGCGGGCGCGGCGCAACGCATCCTGCCGAAGTCGAAGCAGAAGAAGACCATCGGCAAGAACGAGATCGAAGAGATCATTTCGAAGATCGCCCGCGTCCCGCCGCAGAGCGTGTCGCAAGACGATCGCAGCAAGCTGCAAACGCTGGATCGCGATCTGAAGAGCGTGGTGTTCGGGCAAGACCCGGCCATCGACGCGCTGTCGGCTGCGATCAAGATGGCGCGTGCGGGCCTCGGCAAGCTGGACAAGCCGATCGGTGCGTTCCTGTTCTCCGGCCCCACGGGCGTCGGCAAGACGGAAGTGGCAAAGCAACTGGCGTTCACGCTGGGGATCGAGTTGATCCGCTTCGACATGTCGGAATACATGGAACGTCATGCGGTGAGCCGTTTGATCGGTGCGCCGCCGGGCTATGTCGGTTTCGATCAGGGCGGTCTGTTGACCGAAGCCGTCACGAAGAAGCCGCACTGCGTGCTGCTGCTCGACGAAATCGAAAAGGCGCATCCGGACATCTACAACGTGCTGTTGCAGGTGATGGACCACGGCACGCTGACGGACAACAACGGCCGCAAGGCGGATTTCCGCAATGTCATCATCATCATGACGACGAACGCGGGCGCCGAGGCAATGGGCAAGGCGGTGATCGGTTTCACGAACCGTCGGGAAACCGGCGACGAAATGGTCGATATCAAGCGCATGTTCACGCCGGAGTTCCGTAACCGTCTGGACGCAACGATCAGCTTCCGCTCGCTCGATGAAGAAATCATCATGCGCGTGGTCGACAAGTTCCTGATGCAGCTGGAAGATCAACTGCACGAGAAGAAGGTCGATGCGCTCTTCACCGACGCGCTGCGTGCTCACCTCGCCAAGCACGGTTTCGATCCGCTGATGGGCGCGCGGCCGATGCAGCGTCTGATCCAGGACACGATCCGTCGTGCGCTGGCCGACGAGCTGCTGTTCGGCAAGCTGATGAACGGCGGCCGCGTGACGGTCGACGTGGATGCGGAAGACAAGGTGCAGTTGACCTTCGACGAGCATCCGGCGCCGCGCAATCCGAATCCGGAAGCGGTCGAAGTCGAGTAA
- a CDS encoding deoxyuridine 5'-triphosphate nucleotidohydrolase — MKLDLKILDARMRDQLPAYATTGSAGLDLRACLDEPLTLKPGETALVPTGLAIHVADPGYAALILPRSGLGHKHGIVLGNLVGLIDSDYQGQLMISTWNRGETTFVLNPMERLAQLVIVPVVQAEFNIVDDFETSERGAGGFGSTGKH, encoded by the coding sequence ATGAAACTTGACCTGAAGATTCTCGATGCGCGCATGCGCGACCAACTCCCGGCCTACGCCACCACCGGCAGCGCGGGCCTCGACCTGCGCGCCTGCCTCGACGAGCCGTTGACGCTGAAACCCGGCGAAACCGCGCTGGTGCCGACGGGTCTCGCGATTCACGTTGCCGATCCGGGTTATGCGGCGTTGATTTTGCCGCGTTCGGGTTTGGGCCATAAGCATGGGATCGTGCTGGGCAATCTGGTCGGCCTGATCGATTCGGATTACCAGGGTCAGCTGATGATCTCGACGTGGAATCGCGGCGAGACGACGTTCGTGCTGAATCCGATGGAGCGCCTCGCGCAACTCGTAATCGTGCCGGTGGTCCAGGCCGAGTTCAATATCGTCGACGATTTCGAAACCAGCGAACGTGGCGCGGGTGGGTTTGGCAGCACGGGCAAGCACTGA